From the Solanum pennellii chromosome 4, SPENNV200 genome, one window contains:
- the LOC107016165 gene encoding protein LAZ1 homolog 1 has translation MGWRGILVSLLFSITLGESSSNSRKMWSLKIVSESSPVYSWAVYSAGFFVLVAVVLSMYLIVEHLAAYKQPEEQKFLIGLILMVPVYAVESFLSLMDSNAAFNCEIIRDCYEAFALYCFERYLIACLGGEKNTIEFMESQSVVSSSLPLLDDAYAYGVVEHPFPLNCFIREWYLGSDFYQAVKIGIVQYMILKMICALLAVIFHLLGIYGEGKFEWGYAYPYLAVVLNFSQTWALYCLVQFYSVTKIKLAPIKPLAKFLVFKSIVFLTWWQGIAVAFLLSFGTFKGSLAQLLKTRIQDYIICIEMGVAALVHLYVFPAKPYKRGERCVRNVAVLSDYAALDTAPDPEEVRDCERSTRARISRPEEREKRLKFHQSVRDLVVGSGEIIIDDMRFTVSHVAEPVERGIARINKTFHQISENVKRYEERRRNSKDDSYVVPLNSWTNEFSEVHDDLAEGSMSDSGMHSKRSHHQSKGMSSLRR, from the exons ATGGGATGGAGGGGAATTTTAGTCTCGTTACTATTTTCCATCACTTTGGGTGAATCATCAAGCAATTCTAGAAAAATGTGGTCGCTGAAGATAGTTTCAGAATCATCTCCAGTTTATAGTTGGGCTGTATACAGTGCTGGCTTTTTCGTATTGGTGGCTGTTGTCCTGTCTATGTATCTAATTGTTGAGCATCTAGCTGCATACAAGCAGCCTGAG GAGCAGAAGTTTTTGATTGGACTGATCTTGATGGTTCCTGTTTATGCAGTGGAATCG TTCTTATCTTTAATGGACTCAAATGCCGCATTCAACTGTGAGATCATACGCGATTGTTATGAGGCTTTTGCATTATATTGCTTCGAGAGGTATCTGATAGCCTGCTTAG GTGGAGAGAAAAACACCATCgaatttatggaaagtcaaagTGTTGTAAGTTCCAGCTTGCCTCTGCTGGATGATGCCTATGCATATGGAGTTGTTGAACATCCTTTCCCATTGAATTGCTTTATCAGGGAGTGGTATCTTGGTTCTGACTTCTATCAAGCAGTAAAAATTGGGATAGTGCAATAT ATGATACTTAAGATGATATGTGCTTTGCTGGCTGTGATTTTTCATCTTTTGGGCATCTACGGTGAAGGCAAATTTGAGTGGGGATACGC CTATCCGTACTTGGCAGTTGTTCTTAATTTTAGCCAGACGTGGGCCTTATATTGCCTTGTGCAGTTTTATTCAGTCACCAAGATTAAATTAGCACCGATTAAGCCATTGGCGAAGTTTCTGGTATTCAAGTCAATTGTATTCTTGACGTGGTGGCAAGGTATAGCTGTTGCCTTTCTTTTGTCATTTGGAACATTCAAAGGTTCTTTGGCGCAGCTGTTGAAGACACGGATCCAGGATTATATCATCTGTATTGAG ATGGGTGTTGCTGCTCTGGTGCATCTTTATGTTTTCCCAGCAAAGCCTTATAAGCGTGGGGAAAGATGTGTCAGGAATGTAGCTGTGCTGTCAGATTATGCTGCTCTGGACACTGCACCAGATCCAGAGGAAGTTCGGGACTGTGAAAGATCTACCCGTGCACGCATTTCTCGGCCGGAAGAGAGAGAGAAGCGTCTAAAATTTCACCAGAGTGTTCGTGATTTAGTTGTCGGAAGTGGTGAAATA ATAATTGATGATATGAGGTTCACAGTATCTCATGTTGCCGAACCAGTTGAAAGGGGAATTGCTAGAATAAATAAGACTTTCCATCAGATATCAGAAAACGTAAAGCGGTATGAAGAGAGGAGGAGGAACTCGAAGGATGACAGTTATGTCGTTCCGCTTAACTCATGGACGAACGAGTTCTCAGAAGTACATGATGATCTTGCGGAAGGGAGTATGAGCGACAGTGGGATGCATAGCAAGAGATCACATCATCAATCCAAAGGGATGTCATCCCTACGGAGATAG